The proteins below come from a single Prolixibacter sp. NT017 genomic window:
- a CDS encoding porin family protein has translation MKRPLVLTAILTMMVLSSYAQRPFRLTFVANPQFSWLTSDSKSVSNDQAHLGFDYGVEADIFLGNESYALTTGLTMNQTGGNLIYQTGQNFTFAGESLPSGTQIEYRLKYLEMPLAIKLRSKDFGRLNIYAQFGLTNWLNIKSSGTSSDGTLNDASINDEIKMFSMGLNIGFGIEHDLGGNNALTAGVVYNNGFTDVTSNPSVNDNTNLKTLRFRLGFIF, from the coding sequence ATGAAAAGACCTCTTGTACTCACCGCTATTTTAACGATGATGGTTCTCTCATCGTATGCTCAGCGCCCTTTTCGCCTGACATTCGTTGCCAACCCACAATTTTCGTGGTTAACCTCCGATTCGAAGAGTGTTAGTAACGACCAGGCTCACCTCGGATTCGATTATGGTGTTGAAGCCGACATTTTTCTCGGGAACGAAAGTTATGCGCTGACGACCGGTTTAACGATGAACCAGACAGGAGGAAACCTGATTTACCAGACCGGACAGAACTTTACGTTTGCCGGCGAATCGCTTCCTTCGGGAACGCAAATCGAGTATCGCTTGAAATACCTTGAAATGCCCCTGGCTATTAAGCTTCGATCGAAAGACTTTGGACGGCTAAATATCTACGCACAATTCGGATTGACAAACTGGCTGAATATTAAATCATCGGGTACCAGCAGCGACGGAACACTGAATGACGCCAGCATCAATGATGAGATTAAAATGTTCAGCATGGGCCTGAATATTGGTTTTGGTATCGAGCACGATCTGGGTGGGAACAATGCCCTCACAGCCGGTGTTGTTTACAACAACGGCTTCACCGATGTGACCTCCAATCCGTCTGTCAACGACAACACCAACCTCAAAACGCTGCGGTTTCGCCTCGGATTCATTTTTTAA
- a CDS encoding NAD+ synthase — protein MKIALAQLNYHIGNFQDNKEKIIRHIGKAREAGAELVVFSELSVTGYYPHDLLERKEFIEHSQKTIEEIARHCTGIAALVGGPSINRSPKGKMLYNSAFFLKDGKIESVHHKTLLPTYDVFDEYRHFEPNRNFELIELNGKKLAVTICEDLWYNQPVLSAFGREKLYAVSPMKEYAKQNPDLVINLSASPFSYNQEKLRKDILLNNARDFNIPIVYVNQVGAQTEIIFDGGSLFIDANGDVVSEMAYFEEDFRIIDTENTNSKDTLREYEPIEKIHDALVLGIRDYFGKMGFKQATLGLSGGIDSAVTVVLAVLALGPENVRVLLMPSKYSSEHSITDARDLAENLGIQYEIVNIHEMVDAFDHSLAPVFEGREPDVTEENIQARIRGTLMMAISNKFGHILLNTSNKSEAAVGYGTLYGDMNGGLSVLGDVYKSDVFAMARFMNREREVIPENTIIKPPSAELRPDQKDSDSLPDYDILDKILFNYIELAKSPREIIEMGFEEDTVHMAVRKVNINEYKRFQTPPILRVSSKAFGFGRKMPLVAKYPY, from the coding sequence ATGAAAATTGCGCTGGCTCAACTCAATTACCACATTGGTAATTTTCAGGATAACAAGGAAAAAATCATCCGCCATATCGGAAAAGCCCGTGAAGCGGGGGCCGAACTGGTCGTTTTCTCTGAATTGTCGGTAACGGGATACTACCCGCACGATTTGCTCGAACGAAAAGAATTTATCGAGCATTCGCAGAAAACCATCGAAGAAATTGCCCGGCATTGTACCGGCATTGCAGCGTTGGTGGGCGGACCAAGTATCAACCGGAGCCCGAAGGGAAAAATGCTGTACAATAGTGCCTTTTTCCTGAAAGACGGCAAGATTGAAAGCGTGCACCACAAAACTTTGCTGCCGACCTACGATGTTTTTGATGAATACCGCCATTTTGAGCCCAACCGTAATTTCGAATTGATCGAGCTGAACGGCAAAAAGCTGGCGGTGACCATTTGTGAGGACTTGTGGTACAACCAACCGGTGCTAAGCGCTTTCGGACGGGAAAAACTGTATGCGGTTTCCCCGATGAAGGAGTATGCCAAACAAAACCCTGATTTGGTTATCAACCTTTCTGCATCGCCGTTCTCCTACAACCAGGAAAAACTCCGCAAAGACATTTTGCTAAACAATGCCCGCGATTTCAATATCCCGATTGTTTACGTCAACCAGGTGGGAGCGCAAACCGAAATCATTTTTGATGGCGGGTCACTCTTTATCGACGCCAATGGCGATGTGGTCAGTGAAATGGCTTATTTCGAAGAGGACTTTCGGATTATCGATACAGAAAATACCAACTCGAAGGACACCTTACGCGAATACGAGCCGATTGAAAAAATTCACGATGCACTGGTTTTAGGTATCAGGGATTATTTCGGGAAAATGGGCTTCAAACAGGCAACCCTGGGACTTTCCGGCGGAATCGATTCGGCTGTTACCGTTGTGCTGGCTGTTTTGGCTCTTGGACCTGAAAATGTGCGTGTGTTGCTAATGCCTTCTAAATATTCGTCGGAGCATTCCATTACCGACGCCCGCGATCTGGCTGAAAATCTGGGAATTCAGTATGAAATTGTCAATATCCACGAAATGGTCGACGCTTTCGATCATTCACTGGCTCCGGTTTTCGAAGGACGAGAGCCCGATGTAACCGAAGAAAATATACAAGCCCGCATCCGCGGAACACTAATGATGGCCATATCCAATAAGTTCGGACATATCCTTTTGAATACATCCAATAAAAGTGAAGCAGCCGTTGGCTACGGAACGCTGTATGGCGACATGAACGGTGGCCTTTCGGTTTTAGGCGACGTATACAAATCGGATGTATTTGCCATGGCTCGCTTTATGAATCGCGAGCGGGAAGTGATTCCGGAAAATACGATCATCAAGCCGCCGTCGGCCGAATTACGACCTGATCAAAAAGATTCAGATTCGTTACCTGATTATGATATTTTGGATAAAATTCTTTTCAACTATATCGAGTTGGCCAAAAGCCCGAGAGAAATCATCGAAATGGGATTTGAAGAGGACACGGTTCACATGGCTGTGCGAAAAGTTAACATAAACGAATACAAGCGATTCCAAACGCCTCCAATCCTTCGGGTTTCCTCTAAAGCATTCGGCTTTGGACGTAAAATGCCACTGGTCGCAAAGTACCCTTATTGA